A section of the Microbacterium forte genome encodes:
- a CDS encoding ABC transporter permease yields the protein MKLSAEHAPPVEVSTPAPRRTDARSRFARSLRRYWQLYLLLLLPVIWFIVFRYVPMANAVIAFKNYNPIDGVWGSPWVGFDNFAALFRNPVFPKLIGNTFILAVYTLIASFPLPIILAIMLNEVRLRFFTRTVQLVTYAPYFISTVVIVSMTILLLSPRVGILGRTLSFFGAGQVDLLASADFFRHIYVATDIWTTTGYSAVIYLAALASVDTSLYEAAKIDGASRLQKIWYVDLPSLLPTATIILILGVGNIMAIGFEKAFLLQNALNLSTSEIIPTYVYKTGILNANFSLGATIGLFNAVISLLLLLVVNGISKRVTGSGLW from the coding sequence ATGAAGCTCAGTGCTGAGCACGCACCACCGGTCGAGGTCTCGACGCCGGCTCCTCGACGTACCGACGCACGTTCCCGGTTCGCCCGCAGTCTGCGCCGATACTGGCAGCTGTACCTGCTGCTGTTACTGCCCGTCATCTGGTTCATCGTGTTCCGATACGTGCCCATGGCCAACGCCGTGATCGCGTTCAAGAACTACAACCCCATCGACGGCGTGTGGGGGAGCCCGTGGGTCGGGTTCGACAACTTCGCGGCGCTCTTCCGCAACCCCGTGTTTCCGAAGCTGATCGGCAACACCTTCATCCTTGCCGTGTACACGCTCATCGCGAGCTTCCCTCTTCCGATCATCCTCGCGATCATGCTGAACGAGGTCAGGCTGCGGTTCTTCACACGCACCGTGCAGCTCGTGACCTACGCCCCGTACTTCATCTCGACGGTCGTGATCGTGTCGATGACGATCCTGCTGCTGTCGCCCAGAGTGGGGATCCTCGGGCGCACTCTCAGCTTCTTCGGTGCGGGACAGGTCGACCTGCTGGCGAGTGCCGACTTCTTCCGCCACATCTACGTGGCGACCGACATCTGGACGACGACCGGATACTCGGCCGTCATCTACCTCGCGGCTCTGGCCTCGGTCGACACCTCCCTCTACGAGGCCGCGAAGATCGACGGCGCCTCGCGGCTGCAGAAGATCTGGTACGTCGACCTCCCCTCGCTCCTGCCCACCGCCACGATCATCCTGATCCTCGGTGTCGGCAACATCATGGCGATCGGATTCGAGAAGGCGTTCCTGTTGCAGAACGCGCTCAACCTCTCGACCTCGGAGATCATCCCGACCTACGTCTACAAGACGGGCATCCTCAATGCGAACTTCAGCCTCGGAGCCACCATCGGGCTCTTCAACGCCGTCATCAGCCTGCTGCTGCTGCTCGTCGTCAACGGCATATCCAAGCGAGTGACCGGAAGCGGGTTGTGGTGA